In the genome of Solibacillus silvestris, one region contains:
- a CDS encoding MarR family transcriptional regulator produces MKKVYNIGVEATLEVIGGKWKPVILCHLNHHGQIRTNEFRRLIPGISQKMLTSQLRELEQCGLINRKVYNQVPPKVEYSLTPYGHEMEPVLNLLCTWGEKHIEKLKENGEEVLLMQRDDDIAVQKLS; encoded by the coding sequence ATGAAAAAAGTTTATAATATTGGTGTCGAAGCAACACTCGAAGTCATTGGCGGTAAATGGAAACCAGTCATTCTTTGTCACCTCAATCACCATGGTCAAATCCGAACAAATGAATTTCGCCGATTAATTCCCGGCATTTCACAAAAAATGCTGACGTCCCAATTACGCGAACTGGAACAATGCGGTTTAATTAATCGTAAAGTGTATAACCAAGTACCACCGAAAGTTGAATATTCTTTAACCCCATATGGACACGAGATGGAGCCGGTGCTCAACTTACTTTGTACATGGGGAGAGAAACATATTGAAAAATTAAAAGAGAATGGTGAAGAAGTTCTTCTTATGCAGCGAGATGATGATATTGCTGTGCAAAAACTATCTTAA